The genomic stretch actgactcggcatctcttagacgcctgaagtcagttcatgccagggggtgctttgggggtgcttggacaattctagggggtgcttgagcacccaaaagcacccccctggcgccgcccctgggtatattactgatatttcagTACATAAGGGCTTGCAATTGGACACACAAAAACCCATAACAGAAAAACACACCTTTACTTCAAAATGTTATAATGCCTCCATAAATACGTCATGAatacggcagccagaattatccactcctcccatcgcttcaCCCTggcagctcccctctgtgaatacctccactggcttcctatccagtgcaGAATCGGATTCAAGAtactgtctggcctacaaatctgtccacaaaacctgcccaacctacatttccgatcttattcAGAGGtacagccgctcactccgctcctccaatgatctTCGCCTGACTGCCCACCGCATCACCCAAtcacatgcatgcctccaggacttctcaagaactGATCCAACACTATGGACCTCTTTACCTCCCCCTCCTTGATCATCTTCAAGAAGACCCTCAAAACTCCccctttcactctggcctacccccctcactagtgctctaaacctgcagcttaactctggtcccctaccttttgtgtccccacctctccctctagattgtaagccttcgggcagggtcctcctccttatatctcctacctgttcatgcacctccagtaGTACACCCatactatggatctgagtgaacctaacttgcctaatctccatgctcccatccagtgactgactaagcattaccttgtactcctactgttctATGTGATATGGTTTGCACGTatacctgtattgtcttattgctgtatgtcacccctaatatgtccagcgctgcgtaatattttggtgctttataaataaaataaatacattgtgctTGGAATATaagttaaatgttgtgatagccgggactaattggcaaataaaatgtgtgggttttatttatagtagcattgcttattttaaaacagtAGGGCATGGAATTgtaaaaatagtgtattttttcttttcttttcttctttttgttgtttttacctATAAAGTGCATAGAAAAGAATGACTGAAACCAAGTAATGCCCACAAAAAGCctgatttgtggtgaaaaaaacaagatatagatcattcattTGCGATTGTCCTGCTTCAGAGGAGATTGGGGCAGGACAGTCGCACCATTCCCCCATGCATATTACCCTGTGGTAGGGTGCGCTGACAaggtaatatgcatagctccgccctcCAAACAGTAAAGTACTCCCTGCTGGAGAGGAAGTCACGGTTATTTCCCTCTGATTGGTGCATACGTGCCATAGACTCCAATGCAAATGATTGCCATCGCTGGTACTGTGTGGCAACGTACTGGAAAATGCTCATCGCCTCTGTCATCGGAACCACTTCTGTCGCAGTGCATTGCACCGTGTGGCTTGCCTCATTGAGACTAATGGCTACTGCGGCGAGGGAGCATACCACAGTGCTAGGATGTGTGAAAGTAGCTTCAATCTCATGAAAAACTCTCCTTTAGTAACATATTTAGTGGTATGATTTTATAATTTTGAAGGAAACTCTAAATatgcatagtttttttttgtttttgttctctATCTTATTGTGCATGGAAGTCAACTAAATAAGTGGTTTAATGTGTATTTAACAGTTTGACTCCATGAAAAATGACAGAAGAGGTCATTGTTATTGCCAAGTGGGATTATATGGCACAACAGGACCAAGAACTTGacatcaagaaaaatgaacgTCTTTGGTTATTGGATGATTCCAAAACATGGTGGAGAGTTCGAAACACAGCCAATAAGACAGGATATGTTCCATCTAACTACGTGGAGcggaaaaacagcttaaaaaaggGGTCATTGGTTAAAAACTTGAAGGACACATTAGGtaagcgcttttttttttttttttttttttttttttttttttttttttttttttttttttagtatttaagCATTTCCTAAATGTGATAGGTGTATATCAACTAAACTTAAAGaatgtattaaagaggaactccagtgaatataatgtaataaaaaaagtgcttcatttttacaataattatgtataaatgatttagtcagtgtttgccattgtaaaatattttaaatccctgatttatattctgacatttatcacatggtgacatttttactgctggcaagtgatgtagcttctgcttgctgttttggcagttggcaacagctgtaaacagctatttcccacaatgcaacagggttcacagacaggaaactgccaagagtacgtactcagaatttctttgtgggcggggtttcactacaatatcagccatacagcgccccctaatggcctgtttgtgaaaaggaatagatttctcatgtcatgtaaaagggggtatccgctactgattgggataaacttcaattcttggtcggagtttctctttaaattgcctTTTGTGCACAAATAGAAAGTGCCACCAAGTGTTGGATTGCTTAAAATTTGGGAAATGATGAATGGAGATGAGCGAACATCAGCATTATCTGACATCTTACTTCTAGTGaaaatcctgtgcttttaaaagagcttatctgccatagcaatcaggtgacacgggggagagagataaattacaacttgtgattagagacaaatgaagaGGAATTAGACGAGCTAAACTCACAACACACGTTCACGCTGCATTTCTCTGTTACCATCTGCCCTGTGCAGATCGGGTCTGGTCCAGATAGAGGGatcagacaggttaaactctatacatacatgcatgcagcgtGCAATTCTCTGTTTCTTTCTGTGCTGCACAAAATTGGGTCCAGATGGGGGATTCGACAGTTAAAACTCTTGCATGCATACAGGGCGTTTCCACTGCCCTGTGCTAGagatcagatccactttaaaattaaGTGCGACCCGATGACGTCACACCGCTCCATACCGTACCTGATTGGCCACCAGGTTCCGGGAAGAGGAGCCTGGCAATAGGAGCCTGGAGTCCCACTGGACAGCACCAATCACGCTGAGGTCCCAGGATTTtagctaccccgagctcagctcatggTTCTCGCTTCTGGTtatttaccaccagggaggtaaaTGCAGCCCAGAGGACACAAAAACAGTGATGCTAAAGGGAGTCACACCTGGTGTATTGTCTTCGCAAATTAGACAAAAGTAGTGAACTCCAGTAAAACAGCCATCACCGGCACcaacggggattggctgatgccgataagtgtagtttctggctGCTTGAAAGTAAATGTCAAAAATaggcttgggtaaaaaaaaagtactataccCCACACAGTATACTTACCATAATCgctgtattaatgttgaaatacagtaattaaaaacaaattagaaCAAAGGACAAACGTAACAGAGGTTTATTACcgtataaagaagtgtaaaagtagatttatgcatctccctggatatttcctttaaagtgtaacttatTGACCATACTCCAAGTGGTCTCCTGATTTGATTAGCTTCTATGCGTTTTGAGTCCTAGTAAAGTACATTGCAAATTAAATCATTCATTCATTAATCGCTCAAATGGTGCCTTTACCCATGTCACAAAACGAACAGAACAATATTGTTTTTAGTTGATCTGAATTGCTGAGCAGTAGAATTCCCGTTTGCCAAAAAAGTACATTGGCAGATTAgtgttttttgcaaattttttaagATGCTGTGGCGAAGCGCTacagttattatttagtatttactgtattttacggaccataagacgctccggaccataagatgcacccaggttttgtggacaaaaattaggggaaaaaaatctaaaatctaTACTTATCCTGTTGCGTTCATGGCACAGggacatcttatggacctttcccccCCAAATTATGTCtaccttgtaccttttgtgtccctcctTGTGCTACTCAGCCCTTGTTTTGTCCCCCTATGTCAgtcctgtgtccccccatggCCTTCCTGTGTTTATTCTGAGTCCCCCTCTCTGTTATGTGGATGTCCTGTGGCTTGCAACTGCATCTCCCACATGGCCCCCTTCAGATGCCCGGGAACACCGGCCAATCAGATCCCCACCCACCGCACAATGCCTCAGCGTATCACTCACTTTAATTGCAATTTCCACGTGGCCTCCTCCCATAGTCCTGCTTCAGATGCCGGCCATTAATGTGGCACTCGCTGAGATCGCGGACCATCGGCCCccacctgattggctggcggcttCTCATAGGGACAGTGGAGGTAGAAGCCCGGAAACATCAGGCCAAGTGGAAGTGTGACGGCAGGGGTCAGCGTGTCTGGTGCTGCAGCGGCCGTGATGGACAGCACACCCACATTAATGGCCGGCATCTGAAGCAGGACTATGGGAGGAGGCCACGTGGAAGTTGCAATTAAAGTGAGTGATACGCTGTGGCATTGTGAGGTGGGCGGCAGGGATCAGCTATCTGACCGCAGTGTTTGTGTGGGTTCCTGGCGCTGGCCCCAATTGttacatttggaccataagacgcaggtacTCCCCAACccaattttgggggagaaaaagtgcgccttatggtccggaaaatacggtatataccaccaacatcttctgtagcactttacacagtatgtagtcatgtcaccaactgtccctcacagttttaaatcctttttatttTCTAAATCATTTATTAGGTACAAAGTGCCAATTTTGAATGTAAGtcacttttttttaatagaatgAACATAGTGCTATTGTCTAGCAGACCTACCCAGCCAGTTAATGTCAATGAAATTTAGGTGGAGATTACAATTCACTTTGTGTCTGAGGACTAATCAGTAGCGTTAAGCCAGATTTTGCATTCTAGCAAAATCAGATGCCCTGTGCAAGTACCTGTACACAACCTTTACATGcagaaattgttttaaaatgttgaATCCATTGCCATGGATCCCCTGTTTGTCCATGACTTGCTTTGTACAATAATTTGGAATGAGCCTCTTGTGCAGTTCTTTTCTTTCCTCTAAACGGCTAAAGCCACAGATCATTGGAACCAGTGTATTTCACAGTTTACAGACTGCCTTATATTATGAGAGCCAGCATGACTCGGGTTCCATTTTTGTCACCAAGGTACCATGAGACGTTGGGACCCATTTTTTATGTTCATTTTGTTCCACCCTCGCAGACATCTATTGAGAAACCCATCTAAAGTAATTTATTCTACTTAAATTGATGTGattatattttctttatttttcacaTTCTTAAATACACTGGAAAGAAGTGGATGTGTTGCTCAGAACACCTAATGATATTTAAGCTTTCATTTTATCTGTGTAGATAATGTATAGTAACCGAGGAAAGCACTTGATCGATTTACTGTTGGCAGCACAAACATGGGCCTTAGATTTAATACAAAAGGTCCATTATTTCAGATTGCAGTTTGACAGAAtgcatcactttttttttctccttctcttAATAGGTCTGGGTAAAACGAAAAGGAAGACTAGCACAAGAGATGCCTCACCAACTCCTAGCACTGATGCAGAATATCCATCAAACGGTACCAGTAATGATCGAATCTATGACTTAAACATTCCAGCATACGTAAAATTTGCATATACAGCAGAAAGAGATGATGAACTGACTCTTGTGAAGGGTGCAAGAGTCATTGTCATGGAAAAATGCAGTGATGGCTGGTGGCGCGGAGCCCTCAATGGACAAGTTGGATGGTTTCCATCAAATTACGTTGTAGAGGAAGTTGATGAAGCAACAGCAGATTCCCCTAGCTTTCTCAGTTTGAGGAAAGGTGCATCAATAAGCAATGGTCAAAACACTAAAATTCTTCATGTTGTTCAGACTCTGTACCCATTTAGTTCAGTAACTGAGGAAGAACTGAACTTCGAGAAAGGAGAAATAATGGAAGTAGTCGAGAAACCTGAAAATGACCCTGAATGGTGGAAATGTAAAAATTCCAGTGGACAGATTGGCCTTGTTCCCAAAAACTATGTTGTCATTTTAAATGATGGCCCTTCTCTAAATAGTTCACATGTTCATCAAATAAGCTATACTGGCCCAGCCTGCATAGGACGCTTTGCCGGAAAACCATGGTACTATGGAGAAATCACAAGACATCAAGCAGAATGTGCCCTGAATGAAAGAGGAGCGGAGGGAGACTTTCTTGTTCGAGACAGTGAATCTTCTGTGAGTAAACCTACTGTTTGGTGTTACAGTTAGAGAGGAGAAAATCGTATTAGTTTTTCTTTACTAAAAGTGGGATTGGGAACGCCTTACAAATGAGTAAACCAGAACTATCCTTTACTATTAGGGAAATAACCCCATACACAGACTCTTAATTATTAGTAAATATGTATCAATACATATATAACTACTGTAATAGAAAAAAGCTCACTGCAGATATAAAAACACATCATTTATTGATAACTGAGTAAAACCCATTTCAAATACAAGAAGAGCCAGAGGTGCTATTGGTATTTGCTAGGGGGTGGCAGAGATGCAGCTTGAGGGTGGGGATGAGGAGACCCAATCACGATTTGGCCCTGCAGCCATTGAATGCAATCTCTCCAAACAATGC from Hyperolius riggenbachi isolate aHypRig1 chromosome 2, aHypRig1.pri, whole genome shotgun sequence encodes the following:
- the NCK2 gene encoding cytoplasmic protein NCK2, whose product is MTEEVIVIAKWDYMAQQDQELDIKKNERLWLLDDSKTWWRVRNTANKTGYVPSNYVERKNSLKKGSLVKNLKDTLGLGKTKRKTSTRDASPTPSTDAEYPSNGTSNDRIYDLNIPAYVKFAYTAERDDELTLVKGARVIVMEKCSDGWWRGALNGQVGWFPSNYVVEEVDEATADSPSFLSLRKGASISNGQNTKILHVVQTLYPFSSVTEEELNFEKGEIMEVVEKPENDPEWWKCKNSSGQIGLVPKNYVVILNDGPSLNSSHVHQISYTGPACIGRFAGKPWYYGEITRHQAECALNERGAEGDFLVRDSESSPSDFSISLKASGKNKHFKVQMLDNVYCIGQRRFKGMDELVEHYKKAPIFTSEHGEKLYLVRALP